ttaccacaaataattgttttgtctTCATAATCTTCAATCAAAATGTAATGTCCTCTGAAATATTTTATGTCAATAAGGACGATttgatataggcctatatactgGCCTAGTATGAAAGGCTTATTGTTAAGATAAATATAAAGGCTCTTTTTctggaaaaacatttttctgaTTCTCCAGACATAGCCATGGTGGTGGGCTACCTGGTTATTAGCCGGCCGTTCCTGGACCTCACAAACCAGCGACATGTAAACAGCACATACTCTGAACGACTGGAAGTGAGTATGCATGAACACGTTCAGAAATTCGGTTTAATAAGGctgatttatttgattttattaaagCAGTACCTGATATTTTTTATGGCAACAGTTCAAATTGTGTAAATCACTTTCACCATACACTGGCAATGTGCTACTGTTTGCAAATCCAgataatatttcacttttaattACTGACCTTTGATCTCTTCAGATTTAATTGTCATCACTGGCTTTGTAAAATTGCTTTATTGGGTCAATAATGATTTCCTTAGATAAATGTTTGCACAGAAGATAGAAGTTCTTCTATGTTTGTTTTACGCTGCAGGACTACTACCAGAGTGGGCGGATGTTGATGAGCTTGGCGCAGGCCCTGGGAAGGATCGTCCTGGCAGGCAGAGAGATGACCAGACTGTCCGGGTGAGTGCTACATTCATTCTTTGCTTGTTTCTCTTGCCATCCATTATCTCTACCCTTATCAGTGCTCGCCTGCTGTCTGTCTTTCATCTGCTTGAGTATATGTGTGTTTATCTGGAGTGTGAATCCATTTATTAGGTTCACTGCACGGATCACAGAAATTCAGGAAGTCCTTAAGGAGCTGAATTCAGGCAGATATGAACGGACCATGGTGACACAGAGACTCAAAGGTTTGGACTATtgtgtgaaatgtgtttttcttttgttttaagcATGAATTTGTGACATATGAAATGTCtctgaattaatattaaataaatgtttggtgtctgtaattttttgttgttgttgttgttgtttttaaaaccaaagctgcatttatgtaatcaaaaatacagtaaaaacagtaataatgtgaaaaatgattgcaatttaaaataacagtttttagaatgtaatttattcctgtgatggcagctgaattttcagcagttactacttcagtcttcagtgtcacatgatctttcagaaataattctaatatgctgtatctatctattttctatatttatttattctttctttctgtctttttcccAGATGATTTAGTAGAGAAAATCCCTCTTACTCCCGGGAGAGGTAAAATCATCATTGCAGACAACATTATCAAGTAAGCTATGTACTACACACTAAATTAACATCAACCAAGCCATCATAGTTAGCTTCTTAACATTTATGCATTCATGTAATCCTCAATTCCCATGgcctgttattttattttttctaaatgtaGACACCGTGTCTAACCCAGTGTATCATCAGTGTTTCAAATTGAGCCGTATCCTTTCATCCACAGGTTTGAACACATACCTTTAGCGACGCCCAATGGAGACATTCTTATTCGTGACTTGTCTTTTGAGGTTAGTGCTCCATAAATAAACTTTTCCTAGACTAAACTTGTTTTTTAGCTTGGAAAACAGGGTTTAGTAATCTGGTTTTGGTAATTACCACCTTCCCTTCTTACATAAAGGTGTCTTCTGGGACAAACGTGTTGGTCTGTGGGCCCAACGGCTGCGGGAAGAGTTCACTCTTCAGAGTGCTGGGAGAGGTTAGAGCTGTTCATCAGCACgagttttttgtgttttgttttgttttttattgtttgctgACATTGTTTCTTTGCTTTCACAGCTGTGGCCTCTATGTGGAGGACAACTCACAAAACCAGAGAGAGGGAAACTCTTCTATGTTCCTCAGGTGGGCCTGTTCACACTGAGGTCTTTCATGGCAGCCGGTTAAATGAGAAAATGTTCAGCTTTTCTCTTCCCTTTTGAaggttaatttgttttttttattttcttcagagGCCCTATATGACACTAGGTTCTCTTAGAGATCAGGTGATTTATCCTGACACACATGAAgaccaaaaaaagaaaggaacATCTGATCGGGTGAGTTTCATAATGAAATGGACAtcaaaatatgttatgttataaagggatagttcactcaaaaattaaaattttgttattctttaaccataagacctttgttcatcaaaacacaaatgaagatatctTGAATAAAACTGAAGGGATTTAGGTTCCTTCACTGAAAGTCCATTCCACAAAAACTTGATTTAATGATTCAGAAAGTTCATAAAGAGATtacaaaagaaattaatataaatcAAACAGTTTAATCCGAGTCTTTTGAAGAGACATGatcgctttatatgatgaacagatttaatttaggcttttattctcCTATAAACATTGATCAACAATCCACATACatgtagaaaaaaaaggaagaaggaaaaaccatacaggggggtgaaaactttttgaatgtgaagatcagggtaaatttaacttattttgtcttctgaaaaaatatgatatttaggcaaaatgagaaaaatgtacacatcttcattctgttcaaaagttttcaccccccggctcttaatgcatggtttttctTTCTGGAGCATCAGAGAGCGTTTTTATATGAGTCCCTCCGTGtgaaaaatgctggaaaaccaaataatttgtgggacctgaagaacagcaggcagtttaactgttcaggacaaacaagggactcatgaacaaaaaaacacagctgtggatcattcaggtaacaacacagtattaagaatcaagtgtatgtgaacttttgaacggggtcatttttataaattcaactattattttcttttgtggactatatatacagtacacatcttttatatgaaatatcttattcaggtcagtactcaataaacaataacatgcattctGTATGATCCCCCTTCttttagtaaaatatttaacattttgccgattctgcaaggtgtatgtaaacttttgacttcaaCTGTAAGTATAACTAAGTCAAAAAACATATAGACTATTTTTATGAtgctctttttttcctttttggaGCCTGATGGTCTAccttcattgtatggaaaagaacaACAAAGCTAAATGCCATCTTTTGTATTTCACagaggaaaaacattttttgaatgacataaaaaatgacccatttttgggtgaactgtccctttaagaaatgtgcttattattacatattgtgTACTTGTGGTCAGGTGCTGAAGGAACATCTGGACAATGTCCAGCTGGGACATATCCTGGAGAGAGAGGGCAGCTGGGACAGTGTGCAGGACTGGATGGATGTCCTCAGTGGTGGAGAGAAGCAGAGGATGGCTGTAAGCTCTGATCTTCGCATTTGTTGATCATTCTCTATTTAGGATGAGACAGATATTAATGTAGCCTGTATTATATCCGAAAATCCACATTTTCTTTATTGAATTGCACAGATGGCTCGTCTGTTTTACCACAAGCCCCAGTTTGCTATTCTGGACGAGTGCACCAGTGCTGTGAGCGTGGATGTGGAGGACTTCATCTACAGCCACTGTCGAAAGGTAGTCAGATGTCGTCGTCTTATAcacaataaatgcaaaaatgttagcGTGAAAGAAGAAGAATTTGAGGCAAATGCTCATAACATACGGCTAGAGAAGTTACAACAGGTGCTCACCCCACCATGCTCGTTTTCTGTCAAACGTGAGAAGTCAGGAATGTATTTGTTGCTCCTGTGGGAGTTTGCTTTAGAAACATCTGTCTCCCTGAGCTCTGCTGGAATCATCTGTTTCCTCCTTTCAGGTTGGCATCACACTGTTCACAGTCTCCCACAGGAAATCACTATGGAAGCACCATGAGGTACAACTTTGCCCTTGTCTTTCATCATACAGTTTGCAGAATTCGTTAGAAAACCTCAAGTTATGcgctgatttttttatttttttttacagtattacttGCACATGGATGGAAGAGGAAACTATGAGTTTAAACCCATCACGAAGGAAACGGTGGAGTTTGGATCATAATAATGACACTGGGCCTTATTCATGAGCCAATCTTTGCGTAAATCATTCGTAATGTTATTCTTAAATTGTTGCTTGTGAAAATTTGTGCAAGAAtgattttacacagaaattcaCACTCATGAATGAGGCCTATTGGTACTAAATGTGGATCTGAAGCAATATTATTGTGTACCTATTGAAATCATAACTCTTTATATTATAAGACGTTGAAATATAACGGCTTTTCTTCATCCGAGGGAAAGGATTGTAACTCTGTGGATAAATATCTCTCAGGGAGAGGTTACTGTGCACTATCTGAAAAGAGTTTTGTAAGGAATAAAATTGGGTTTGTTATCCCTTTTAGGAATCAAGcatttgtaatataaaaatcatgttttttgttgtgatattgatttgtgttttgaaacTGGAACGGTTACTGGCATATGTTGTTGCACACTGTTGCATGCCCCTggtacaataattataatactatgggaactgtattatttaagtgtaatgagctgtctttatgaattttattttatgggaAATTTATTTTCCCTAATAATACATGTTTGAGAAGCTACTGGATACATTGTGCCTTACAGacctgttttattcattttactgAATTACAGAACGTACAATGAAATATCTTgtgatattgttttaaaaacaagaaactctaaattgattttaatgtcagtttgtttttctttaattattagttttaattttacatttggtTTGAGATGGGGGTTTTTTaggcttttttcccccccttttcATTTAGGATGGGTTACTGCTTTGGAAGGCATATATCACATGTACAATTGTTTGCATTTTAGTTACATCATGTTTCAGGTCAAAGTTTAAGTctagaacagaaaaaaaaaaaacaagacttacATCTTTACCCTAGCTTACCACAAGAGTGAGCTACTGAGACCAGAATGCAACATTCTTCCGGGAGTGTCTGCCTGTTCCTTTTATTTCATGTTGTGTTGTGCAATCTGAACATGCTTTCTGGGCCAttgggtttttttgtttaaaaatggaaaacaaggAATTGCTGCCTCAAAAAGAGCACGTTCTTCCTCATTTTTGTCCTTTTAAACAAGTCATAGGTCAATTAAGTTTAGTTGTGTTAGTGTTTAGTTTTCTCTTGTGAAGttcccagacatttaaaaaacaaaatcgcttgcatttaaaaaaatatatatattttatgaatcttaaatattttttccactAGATATAATACTGTATACACAAAGCAGCTAATACACAtgtatttctgaagaaaataaataattcaatttaataaacaaatacagtTGGATTCATCcataacaaaaagtaaaatcaAAGGTCCGATATGTACAACATATCGTGTAGTGTTAGCGTTTCATAGAAACCAGTCCAGTGCTGTACTGCAGGTGTGCTGCGCACACACAGGTTCCACTCAGCGCAAAAACGGTTACAGTCCAGCTGTACATCCCGTTCTGAGCTCAAACAGCAGAAATGTTGTATTCCTTTATGCCAGAGTCTATACTATGGTTTCCTTGGCCATCGATGTTTGTCTTCGTGCTCGTTTACAGCAAACCACGATCAGAACGATTACAGCAATGACAAAAGCCAGTATAATGAGCGCTGCTCCTCCGATCACAGCCAGTCCATACTCTATGGAAAAGAAAGAGgaatattaaaatgatcatatttttacaaaacggtctataattcattttaatgcattctaTTTAAGTGGAAAGCTTAGTTAGGTGGGATGTTGGTGTGTGATGTCAAAACAGCATTTGATAAACCAGTATAGAAGAGAGCAGTGCACATGAACCATGTAAAGTGTAATGGAAAATTATTTGGCAATTTTAAATTCACATAAGACACAGAATTTAAGTTATTGCACAGCTGTTGCTCAAATCCAGCTCGAAAAAAACAGTTCTCTGCTAGTTTGTATGGAAGGTcaatgatttttcttttgttttatttttttagcttgAAAAGTGTGCCATGTTCATAAACATTTGGCAAACGTTTTCTACAAATTTAACAAAACTTTCAATTTAATAActctaagaaaataaataaaattattagttCATAacgaaaaatgtatttcattatgaattaatactttaataaattagttgatttaaaaaaataataaaaagcattattgaccctgaaataaaagtttcaaTTTAATGACTTAAATGTCTTCAAAAAGTtattcaatattaaaataatttttaaattaaatatgttcacAAATCTCAATCATCAATTTATAAATagtgtatttataataaatagatagataaagcATCACTGACCCTGAAATATTCTGAGTTTAGAAACTATTTGGAAAAACATTCAACAAAAGTTTCAATTTATTGACTAAATGTGActctttaaatagtttttaaataggtttaaaatgttttaattatgaattaaagtatttttattaaattaatagatTCTATAAATGGAAATTGATGTTTGAAAACTCCTGGTGCAGAAACGGAGGTTCCCACACAACTGAATGGAGCCATTTCAGCACAGCTGTCGGCCCTGGTCAGTGTGAGTAATGGCAGTGTGTCATCCTCCCTCCTCTACTCAGTTTACTGAAACGGCCTCTTCATGCTTAACAACCTTCCTGTTTTCCATTACAATTCTAGACAGCTAAATCTTGGAGCAAAAGTTGAATCATTTGGAATACTTGAATACTCCTTTGCTGCCTTCCTCAGTCTCTAAAATGGGCGTAACACCCtagtaaatgttaaaagtaaGCTGTCAATATTAGATAAGCTTACCCTCAATCAGACTCTTGTGCTCCTGTGGGGAGCATTTGGGGAGGCTCCACTCTCCGACCCTCTTGTCTCCTTTACGAGAGGGGATGTACGCCGCCACGCTGAAGCAGTAACTCTGATCCTCATCTAGACCATTAAACTCTGCTTTGCTCTCATCCACAGTTTGTATTTTCTGAAAACGAACCAGCCAACATGTACAGATTGCAATTCAGAGGGCATTTAAATAAACGCATGGCACGTAATCTTCAATAGTATCTATAGCTGGTAAATGTGCTCATACTCACTTTTCCTGTGCTTCCAGCCTTGTTGTATGCAATGTGATACTTGAGATTTTTCTTAAAGATGTCACGGATGTTCAGAGATCTGCCATCTTTGTGCAAAGCTGTGATGGGGTCTTGTATGATCAGCACAATCTTCTTGTTCTCATTCACTTTCAACTTAAACTCAGGTCTTCCAATTACAGCTACATGAAAAAGAAAACGATATTAAAGCAactgctttaaataaaaattggtTGAATT
This portion of the Onychostoma macrolepis isolate SWU-2019 chromosome 02, ASM1243209v1, whole genome shotgun sequence genome encodes:
- the abcd3b gene encoding ATP-binding cassette sub-family D member 3b, whose protein sequence is MAAVSKYLTAGNSSIAGALLFAVYVLKQRLSSETNGEKGASKPLLDNDKDRKTDKAAVDKVFFRRVYHIIKILLPQTFCKESGYLLLIAVILMARTYCDVWMIHNGTMIESAIIGRSTTAFKRYLVNFITVMPFISLVNNLLKLGLNELKLCFRVRLTNHLYNDYLTGFTYYQIGNLDNRIANPDQLITQDVEKFCNSVVDLYSNVSKPLLDILIYLCKLNTAIGSLGPASLLSYLVFSGLLLTRLRRPIGKMTVTEQRYEGEYRYVNSRLITNSEEIAFYNGNRREKQTINGTFQKLVDHLSHFIHFRFSMGVMDSIIAKYIAMVVGYLVISRPFLDLTNQRHVNSTYSERLEDYYQSGRMLMSLAQALGRIVLAGREMTRLSGFTARITEIQEVLKELNSGRYERTMVTQRLKDDLVEKIPLTPGRGKIIIADNIIKFEHIPLATPNGDILIRDLSFEVSSGTNVLVCGPNGCGKSSLFRVLGELWPLCGGQLTKPERGKLFYVPQRPYMTLGSLRDQVIYPDTHEDQKKKGTSDRVLKEHLDNVQLGHILEREGSWDSVQDWMDVLSGGEKQRMAMARLFYHKPQFAILDECTSAVSVDVEDFIYSHCRKVGITLFTVSHRKSLWKHHEYYLHMDGRGNYEFKPITKETVEFGS
- the f3b gene encoding coagulation factor IIIb, translating into MESKTVIFSALFLIWLTLVNGSPASLEVGKLTKATNVSWTSYNFKTILTWGPKPVNYTYTVEFSRVGRDKQRNPHCIRSSETECDLTNELELKGVYSADVLSESLQGSSDYVEPPYTRSKKFCPYNDTVIGRPEFKLKVNENKKIVLIIQDPITALHKDGRSLNIRDIFKKNLKYHIAYNKAGSTGKKIQTVDESKAEFNGLDEDQSYCFSVAAYIPSRKGDKRVGEWSLPKCSPQEHKSLIEEYGLAVIGGAALIILAFVIAVIVLIVVCCKRARRQTSMAKETIV